A single window of Martelella sp. NC20 DNA harbors:
- a CDS encoding IS4 family transposase, whose protein sequence is MQHQNSVFHQIQKHIPWGVFERLVDEHNADHRVRRLSTKGQFLALLFGQLSGASSLREIEAGLSSHEARLYHVGARPVARTTLADANATRPAALYADLFAHMATTASRRTRRHIADAVRILDATRIQLSATKSGWADMVNDHRAIKLHVNYDPHESLPVAASLSGQKTNDITPAKAAPIEPGMTYVFDLAYYDFAWWARIDQAGARFVTRLKTNTMIDVTAEQPLACGSPDGQKAPEVREAASGHQLPH, encoded by the coding sequence ATGCAACATCAAAATAGCGTTTTCCATCAGATACAAAAGCATATTCCGTGGGGCGTGTTCGAACGTCTTGTGGATGAGCATAACGCGGATCATCGCGTGCGCCGGCTTTCCACCAAAGGCCAGTTTCTGGCGCTGCTATTCGGCCAGCTTTCAGGCGCTTCAAGCCTGCGCGAGATCGAAGCCGGCCTTTCCAGCCATGAAGCCCGGCTTTATCATGTCGGCGCCCGACCGGTGGCGCGAACAACCCTTGCCGATGCCAATGCCACAAGACCGGCGGCCCTTTATGCCGATCTGTTCGCCCATATGGCGACGACGGCCAGCCGGCGGACCCGCCGCCACATAGCCGATGCCGTGCGGATTCTCGATGCCACGCGCATTCAGCTTTCAGCCACGAAAAGCGGGTGGGCGGATATGGTCAACGACCATCGGGCCATCAAGCTGCATGTGAACTATGACCCGCATGAAAGTCTGCCTGTCGCCGCATCCCTCAGCGGTCAGAAGACCAATGACATCACGCCGGCAAAAGCGGCTCCGATAGAGCCGGGCATGACCTATGTCTTTGATCTGGCTTACTATGACTTCGCATGGTGGGCCAGGATCGATCAGGCCGGCGCACGTTTCGTCACCCGCCTGAAGACCAATACCATGATCGACGTCACCGCTGAACAGCCCCTGGCCTGCGGCTCACCGGATGGACAAAAAGCTCCTGAGGTACGCGAAGCGGCAAGCGGCCATCAACTGCCGCACTAA
- a CDS encoding ion channel: MHMGWWFPHVPLALAIGIGGLLQLLPVFGSLQSLISVLPVPVSDLSGLSVGFKVLAIRGVSQELVGGLLTLLSIGLLWRSRLAWVLTLLMTAASLALQLLLHSDPNSALVAYSVFLLISLLLTRQSFHRASLTIGTLFALVGILLTVSYGVLGSYVLGKGFSPAIGNFGSALYFTVVSMSTVGYGDITPHTDDARLFTMSLIVLGLVVFATSLTTIAGPVINRRMMSLLQPRKKHMKRTGHIIVAGQNALARNVVKSLEKRGTQVTAIWGAAPQAGIEPPDDLIVGDATNSEVLESAGVRQARAVLALQDSDSDNAFVSLAAKDVNPDVRTLLAVNDAHNMDRMRRVKPDAVLALPVIGAELVAMALSGEEIKTDHLLDQLLRLG, encoded by the coding sequence ATGCACATGGGATGGTGGTTTCCCCATGTCCCGCTGGCACTTGCTATCGGTATCGGTGGTTTGCTGCAATTATTGCCGGTGTTCGGATCGCTTCAGAGCCTGATTTCCGTTCTGCCCGTTCCGGTGAGTGACCTCAGCGGCCTGTCTGTAGGTTTCAAGGTGCTCGCGATACGCGGCGTCTCGCAGGAATTGGTCGGTGGGCTATTGACGCTTTTGTCGATTGGGCTGCTCTGGCGATCGAGGCTGGCCTGGGTACTGACGCTTTTAATGACGGCAGCATCGCTCGCCCTGCAGCTCCTCTTGCACTCGGATCCCAACTCTGCATTGGTTGCCTATAGCGTGTTCCTGCTGATCTCGCTTTTGCTGACGCGGCAGAGTTTTCACCGGGCCAGCCTTACCATCGGAACACTGTTCGCTCTCGTGGGCATCCTGCTCACCGTGAGTTACGGCGTTCTCGGCAGCTACGTTCTCGGCAAGGGATTTTCACCAGCAATCGGCAATTTCGGCTCGGCGCTGTATTTCACCGTCGTCAGTATGTCCACGGTCGGCTACGGCGACATTACCCCGCACACGGACGACGCGCGACTTTTCACCATGTCGCTGATCGTTCTTGGACTGGTTGTGTTTGCCACTTCACTGACGACAATCGCCGGCCCGGTGATCAACAGGCGCATGATGAGCCTGCTGCAACCCAGGAAGAAGCATATGAAACGAACCGGTCATATTATCGTCGCTGGCCAGAATGCACTGGCCCGCAACGTGGTCAAATCGTTGGAAAAGCGCGGAACTCAGGTAACCGCAATATGGGGTGCGGCCCCACAGGCCGGCATCGAGCCGCCCGATGATCTAATCGTCGGCGATGCGACCAACAGCGAGGTGCTCGAAAGTGCCGGGGTGAGGCAGGCGCGAGCCGTGTTGGCGCTGCAAGACAGCGATTCCGACAATGCTTTTGTCTCGCTTGCAGCCAAGGACGTCAATCCGGACGTGCGAACCTTGCTGGCCGTCAATGATGCGCACAACATGGACCGGATGCGTCGGGTAAAGCCTGACGCGGTACTTGCACTGCCCGTCATCGGGGCAGAGCTGGTCGCGATGGCGCTGAGCGGCGAGGAAATCAAGACCGATCACCTGCTGGACCAGTTGCTGCGGCTTGGCTGA
- a CDS encoding DUF2165 family protein produces MTIRLSKSFMVLAIAFFASLVAFGNITDYGSNFAFVHHVFLMDTVFPDSSIRYRAIESEALHHAGYIFIIALETLTALLCWVGGFKLLAASGGSAKEFNARKKWAIVGLTIGFLTWQVGFMSIGGEWFGMWMSEQWNGVPSAFRFFITIIAVLIYLVLPDTDDAV; encoded by the coding sequence ATGACTATCCGGCTGTCAAAGTCCTTTATGGTGCTTGCCATTGCTTTTTTTGCTTCGCTCGTGGCATTCGGCAACATCACGGATTACGGATCCAATTTCGCTTTTGTTCACCACGTTTTCCTGATGGACACGGTTTTTCCGGACTCGTCGATCAGGTATCGCGCAATTGAATCCGAAGCGCTCCATCATGCGGGGTACATCTTCATTATTGCGCTGGAGACGCTCACCGCGCTCCTTTGCTGGGTGGGCGGGTTTAAGCTGCTCGCTGCCAGTGGCGGCTCCGCGAAAGAGTTTAACGCCCGCAAGAAATGGGCGATAGTTGGCCTGACCATAGGTTTTCTGACCTGGCAGGTAGGCTTCATGTCGATTGGCGGCGAATGGTTCGGCATGTGGATGTCCGAACAATGGAACGGTGTGCCAAGTGCCTTTCGCTTTTTCATCACGATCATTGCCGTTTTGATTTATCTTGTTCTTCCCGACACAGATGATGCCGTTTAG
- a CDS encoding glycoside hydrolase family protein, which produces MEITTVSRRGRAFVRLHEGNPQTAYLDPTGTPTIGTGFTMKSAYCRREFAKLGITKLVPGKTKITTEQSDVIFVAVIDSGYGREVVDNSPADRTQCQMDAATSAAFNLGGRVVSKWRFGTLWRAGRPKAAADYLASHYNTSKGKKLPGLVRRRKEEALLFEKGIYTGVDTAASAPEGVPRTSSDTAPANGDPVVSEVQAMLKKRGFDPGEIDGWFGQKTKAAVKAYQMAHPHLKNDGIIGPATIAQLRRDMAALKDAAEKSGASAVASGAVAWASGLPVGWIVGGVAIVAMAWFAWRYSDVIARRFNSLTGRVVEV; this is translated from the coding sequence ATGGAAATCACCACGGTCTCGCGCCGGGGGCGCGCTTTCGTGCGCCTTCATGAAGGCAATCCCCAGACCGCTTATCTCGATCCGACCGGCACGCCGACGATCGGAACCGGTTTCACGATGAAGTCCGCCTACTGCAGGCGTGAGTTCGCGAAGCTCGGGATCACGAAGCTCGTTCCCGGCAAGACAAAGATCACGACCGAACAGTCGGACGTGATCTTCGTGGCGGTGATCGACAGTGGCTATGGCAGGGAAGTCGTCGACAATTCACCTGCCGACCGTACCCAGTGCCAGATGGATGCTGCCACCAGCGCGGCCTTTAATCTCGGTGGCCGCGTGGTCAGCAAATGGCGGTTCGGCACGCTGTGGCGGGCAGGGCGACCGAAGGCGGCAGCCGACTACCTCGCCAGCCACTACAACACCTCGAAGGGCAAAAAGCTGCCGGGGCTGGTGCGGCGGCGCAAGGAAGAGGCTCTGCTGTTCGAAAAAGGCATCTATACCGGTGTCGACACGGCTGCCTCTGCCCCTGAAGGTGTGCCGCGCACTTCGAGCGATACCGCGCCGGCGAACGGCGATCCAGTCGTATCCGAGGTTCAGGCCATGCTGAAGAAACGCGGCTTCGATCCGGGCGAAATCGATGGCTGGTTCGGGCAGAAGACGAAAGCGGCCGTGAAGGCCTACCAGATGGCGCACCCGCATCTGAAAAACGACGGCATCATCGGCCCGGCGACGATCGCGCAGCTCAGGCGCGATATGGCGGCGTTGAAGGATGCCGCGGAGAAATCCGGAGCTTCGGCCGTGGCCTCCGGTGCTGTCGCCTGGGCATCAGGCCTGCCGGTCGGCTGGATTGTTGGCGGTGTTGCCATTGTTGCCATGGCGTGGTTCGCCTGGCGCTATAGCGATGTCATTGCGCGGCGCTTCAATAGCCTCACGGGCAGGGTGGTGGAGGTATGA
- a CDS encoding phage head spike fiber domain-containing protein: MIGFSVGLSLTPGRGGGRWWNSAAYQAGDADTGQTLGPAAILDFSGQRYMLSDAAAPFDSVVDFTRAGAATYIDADGLIQLAAADQPRFDYTLGRRQLLLEGPATNLLTHSNDFTNAAWLKTRVSAVKTEAGPSGAPDDACAIVAAPEAGSHYIYRPVTFSAQPYTLTLRVKYAGHRWFYIRLYDGSNLPLASFDLLNGVAGNTSGAVARTMTADGNGFYKITVTATMAAGTGNVLLGLNATDAAGIDGWTPTGAEKVIVHGTQLETGSHSTSYIPTAGTTVTRPADRAQLTEPVAALLRREEASVLVQGEGAYGVGGRLLSGPASTDFLLAITSGIVAGRPNVILHTPVEQPVPSFGAAFGWSEDEMSGSYQGGVVQSNPETQEAGLSQVYLGRNATGNFANGWYDQLVIWPYRITDADLQARAVSYA, encoded by the coding sequence ATGATCGGCTTTAGCGTTGGGTTGAGCCTGACGCCTGGGAGAGGTGGGGGAAGATGGTGGAATTCCGCTGCGTACCAAGCTGGGGACGCGGACACCGGACAGACGCTGGGGCCTGCGGCGATCCTCGATTTCTCGGGTCAACGCTACATGCTGTCAGATGCCGCCGCGCCTTTTGACAGCGTGGTGGATTTCACTCGCGCCGGCGCTGCCACCTATATCGATGCTGACGGACTGATCCAGTTGGCTGCGGCCGATCAGCCGCGCTTCGATTACACCCTTGGGCGGCGTCAATTGCTGCTGGAGGGGCCGGCGACGAATTTGCTGACCCACTCGAATGATTTTACCAATGCCGCATGGCTGAAGACCCGGGTCTCGGCTGTGAAGACAGAGGCCGGCCCATCCGGCGCACCCGATGATGCTTGCGCCATTGTCGCAGCCCCGGAGGCGGGAAGCCATTACATCTATCGGCCGGTCACATTTTCCGCCCAGCCCTATACCCTGACGCTGCGCGTGAAATACGCAGGCCATCGATGGTTCTATATCCGCCTTTACGACGGATCGAACCTTCCTCTGGCTTCCTTCGATCTTCTCAACGGCGTGGCCGGGAACACGTCCGGGGCGGTCGCCCGGACGATGACGGCAGACGGGAACGGTTTCTACAAGATCACCGTGACCGCGACGATGGCGGCCGGGACCGGCAATGTGCTCTTAGGCCTGAACGCGACGGACGCAGCCGGCATTGACGGCTGGACGCCGACCGGGGCGGAAAAAGTCATCGTCCACGGAACCCAGCTGGAGACGGGTTCCCATTCCACCTCCTATATTCCGACCGCAGGAACCACCGTCACCCGACCCGCCGACAGGGCGCAATTGACGGAGCCCGTTGCCGCACTGCTGCGGCGCGAGGAGGCGAGTGTGCTGGTGCAGGGCGAAGGCGCATATGGTGTCGGAGGTAGGTTACTGTCAGGCCCGGCATCAACGGATTTCCTCTTAGCCATAACTTCCGGTATCGTGGCAGGGAGGCCCAACGTTATCTTGCACACGCCGGTTGAGCAGCCAGTACCCAGCTTTGGCGCCGCGTTTGGGTGGTCCGAAGACGAAATGTCGGGGAGCTATCAGGGTGGGGTCGTGCAATCTAACCCCGAAACACAAGAGGCTGGCCTGTCGCAGGTCTACCTTGGCCGCAACGCCACTGGCAACTTCGCCAACGGATGGTATGACCAACTCGTGATCTGGCCGTACCGAATTACGGACGCCGATCTTCAGGCAAGGGCGGTGTCCTATGCATGA
- a CDS encoding DUF4376 domain-containing protein gives MSDPAKMVVDGARLGTKGFPRHYQAYGVEPPMKYEESGTAVPTVPAEPTKEELAAYARDLSWRARIAGTEINGVRVRCDDGAIALINGMAMLAQQDAGRTFNFDASEGIVSLTAEDAIALATAGGEFVQSTFDRRAAVLAAIADGSVASVDAIDAAFIDLVGVLP, from the coding sequence ATGAGCGATCCGGCAAAAATGGTGGTCGATGGCGCGCGCCTCGGCACGAAGGGCTTTCCGCGCCACTATCAGGCCTATGGCGTCGAACCGCCCATGAAATACGAGGAGAGCGGGACGGCCGTTCCGACCGTGCCGGCCGAGCCGACAAAGGAAGAGCTCGCCGCCTATGCCCGCGACCTGTCGTGGCGCGCCCGGATTGCTGGGACCGAGATCAACGGCGTTCGGGTCCGCTGCGATGACGGCGCGATCGCGCTGATCAATGGCATGGCGATGCTTGCCCAGCAGGATGCGGGGCGGACCTTCAATTTCGACGCCAGCGAGGGGATCGTGAGCCTGACGGCCGAAGACGCGATCGCGCTGGCGACGGCCGGCGGTGAATTCGTTCAGTCGACCTTCGATCGCCGGGCGGCGGTACTGGCTGCGATCGCGGACGGGTCGGTTGCGAGCGTCGACGCTATCGACGCTGCGTTTATTGATCTTGTGGGAGTTCTGCCATGA